A single window of Rhodothermales bacterium DNA harbors:
- a CDS encoding NlpC/P60 family protein, with the protein MMRRMCTRSRLQQTRTLLTETLLVAVLTGCTVTVPTTRGPGPAADEEMPPRLPLVVERERLLRAEAERWAGTPHRLGGTDARGIDCSALVQSIYRQAFGTDVPRTTERQVLIGEAVPQQALTTGDLVFFRPSKRTRHVGIYLSNGEFLHVSRSMGVAVSSLSDPYWSARYWTTRRVLPPPGQIAPARAAVAPLERVPSPSRRSGW; encoded by the coding sequence ATGATGCGTCGTATGTGCACCCGAAGCAGACTGCAGCAGACCCGGACACTGCTCACCGAGACGCTCCTCGTGGCCGTGCTCACAGGGTGTACCGTGACGGTTCCCACGACACGTGGGCCTGGGCCGGCCGCCGACGAGGAGATGCCGCCGCGGTTGCCTTTGGTCGTGGAGCGTGAACGGTTGCTGCGCGCCGAAGCCGAGCGCTGGGCCGGCACGCCGCACCGACTGGGCGGCACAGATGCCCGCGGCATCGACTGCTCCGCACTGGTGCAATCCATCTACCGCCAGGCATTCGGCACGGATGTCCCACGGACCACGGAGCGTCAGGTGCTGATCGGAGAGGCCGTGCCCCAACAAGCGCTGACCACGGGTGACCTCGTCTTTTTTCGCCCGAGTAAGCGGACGCGCCATGTGGGCATCTACCTGAGCAATGGGGAGTTTTTGCACGTTTCCCGAAGCATGGGGGTGGCGGTGTCGTCCCTTTCGGACCCTTACTGGAGCGCACGGTACTGGACAACGCGTCGGGTATTGCCGCCGCCAGGGCAGATCGCACCCGCGCGCGCCGCCGTCGCCCCGCTCGAACGCGTCCCCTCGCCCTCCCGCCGGAGCGGCTGGTAA